A genomic window from Lotus japonicus ecotype B-129 chromosome 1, LjGifu_v1.2 includes:
- the LOC130729480 gene encoding uncharacterized protein LOC130729480: protein MGGGALHVDHLVPQFRSTFNNLSSSSPPPSNLKPSTSSSTDDSMLFSPHNSLSCCSCHSQFCRKMELVDGKEAKTSSGCLPDSVFGVVPSQWEVEDAVSALQEFIQAVAVSSSSTHEQFSGSYDPRIVHSQGYRRLHDALQLLQADPAIKRLVISLSSDNAVWDAVMSHVLHQKLPELPDSGKYRRPQISEQNEFGLYILNWIRDIIKGKILELIESFMSLLSDLFQSPKVENATENATELDEKVRSSLLLSIVILLIVIMARFQRL, encoded by the exons ATGGGAGGGGGAGCCCTGCATGTTGATCATCTTGTGCCTCAGTTCAGGAGTACCTTCAATaatttgtcttcttcttctcctcctccttccaaCCTCAAGCCTTCAACTTCAAGTTCAACTGATGACAGCATGCTCTTTTCACCACACAACTCCTTATCATGTTGCAGTTGTCACAGTCAATTTTGCAGGAAAATGGAGCTGGTGGATGGAAAAGAAGCAAAAACATCAAGTGGTTGTCTCCCTGATTCTGTGTTTGGAGTGGTTCCATCTCAATGGGAAGTTGAGGATGCTGTATCAGCTCTTCAAGA ATTTATACAAGCAGTAGCAGTATCATCCTCAAGCACACATGAGCAGTTCTCAGGCTCTTATGACCCGAGGATAGTGCACTCCCAAGGATATAGAAGACTTCATGATGCTCTTCAGTTGCTGCAAGCTGATCCTGCTATTAAG AGATTAGTGATTTCACTATCATCTGATAACGCTGTTTGGGATGCTGTCATGAGCCATGTGCTGCATCAAAAGCTCCCGGAGTTACCTGATTCAG GTAAATATAGAAGGCCTCAGATTTCGGAACAAAATGAGTTCGGCTTGTATATCTTAAATTGGATACGTGATATCATAAAGGGAAAGATTTTGGAGCTGATAGAAAGTTTCATGTCACTTTTGAGTGACTTATTTCAATCCCCTAAGGTAGAGAATGCTACAGAAAATGCAACAGAGTTGGATGAAAAAGTTAGGTCATCTTTGCTTTTATCCATAGTAATCCTTCTGATTGTAATTATGGCCAGATTCCAAAGACTTTAG